The Seriola aureovittata isolate HTS-2021-v1 ecotype China chromosome 12, ASM2101889v1, whole genome shotgun sequence genome window below encodes:
- the rpap2 gene encoding putative RNA polymerase II subunit B1 CTD phosphatase rpap2, whose amino-acid sequence METAERRRSVASSKTSKKGGKRVKALTAEEEARRREVVREKLREKFELEKRALKVVERLLEDSVAEDFLSDCAKFITPANYKDAIEERSIAKLCGYPICPNKMGKIPTQQYKISTKTNKVYDITERKCFCSNFCYKASKEFELQISKTPLWLRQHESPPVIKLMKKGDGGSSGEEVFLSERCLQEEDIENPLAIQPEDPHNSQQRCPAGSLSHSDSSDIEQEQDFVSSVVSQRQGPRVHWGDLPKRTDEDKKGTQGKIQWIKKYNGEGDEEEMEQNQSQDAKKNRKLRDDERKESHACKTEVRTDAEQLNIINTGLTPKEKEVFPEESRVEDATAKMNLCSLSQTATHAVSLHVDSAPAQAEHTTPLISPLIDSRPPVESKHLSSSTVITTDQNMTGFNITQVGMSKKGAAGLRDLLKNHTDPPKPDSIRLNLLECLRKTLKEWSTDETLKFLYGADHSLGSPFADVKEEREEDKEEELDEDDLEDELAVEDSVGADSGVLRRQSAAAPDFGTLRKETQQQELRVREFYKGTWILPEELEAPNGNEVTVQDKGMKDPVLPLIDSNAQHLIQKRIAVEKLTICLKSIVGPLRLTMSDVSTDLNSLVRTFRFTNTNIIHKTPEWTLIAVVLLHLLSEVSPVVREAVETQASVQYLNTLMQELGLQEQDLLNLVRLFKTQSH is encoded by the exons atggagacggcagagaggagaaggagcgTAGCTTCCtctaaaacatcaaaaaaag gtgGAAAACGTGTCAAAGCACTGACTGCTGAAGAAGAAGCAAGAAG GAGGGAGGTGGTGAGGGAGAAGCTGAGGGAGAAGTTTGAGCTGGAGAAAAGAGCTCTGAAGGTAGTGGAGCGTCTCCTGGAGGACAGTGTGGCTGAagacttcctgtctgactgt GCCAAATTCATCACTCCAGCTAATTACAAAGATGCTATAGAGGAGAGATCCATTGCTAAACTCTGTGGTTATCCCATATGTCCAAATAAAATGGGCAAG ATCCCAACTCAACAGTATAAAATTTCAACTAAGACCAATAAAGTGTACGACATTACAGAGCGCAAG TGTTTTTGTAGTAACTTCTGCTACAAAGCCTCCAAAGAGTTTGAGCTACAAATATCAAAGACACCTCTTTGGCTCAGGCAGCATGAAAG CCCTCCAGTAATTAAATTGATGAAAAAAGGAGATGG TGGGAGCTCTGGTGAGGAGGTGTTTCTGTCTGAGAGGTGTCTCCAAGAGGAGGACATCGAGAACCCACTGGCCATTCAGCCCGAAGACCCTCACAACTCTCAGCAGCGTTGTCCTGCAGGCAGCCTCAGCCACAGCGACAGCAGTGACATTGAACAAGAGCAGGACTTTGTCTCCAGTGTGGTGTCCCAGAGGCAGGGACCCAGGGTGCACTGGGGTGACCTGCCTAAACGCACAGATGAAGATAAGAAAGGAACGCAAGGGAAGATACAATGGATAAAGAAATATAAtggagagggagatgaggaggagatggagcaAAATCAAAGTCAGGATGCGAAGAAGAACCGAAAACTGAGAGATGATGAAAGGAAAGAGTCACATGCATGTAAAACTGAAGTTAGAACTGATGCTGAACAGCTGAACATTATAAATACTGGCCTGACACCAAAGGAGAAGGAGGTCTTCCCTGAGGAATCCCGTGTGGAAGATGCTACAGCTAAGATGAATTTGTGCAGTTTATCTCAGACTGCCACTCACGCTGTTTCCCTGCATGTTGACTCAGCACCTGCACAGGCAGAACACACTACACCACTTATTTCTCCACTTATTGACTCAAGACCCCCAGTTGAAAGCAAACATCTCTCTTCTTCAACAGTAATCACCACTGATCAGAACATGACTGGGTTCAACATCACCCAGGTGGGTATGAGCAAGAAGGGGGCAGCAGGGCTACGAGATCTTCTCAAGAACCATACTGATCCGCCAAAACCAGACTCCATCCGTCTGAATCTCCTTGAGTGCCTGAGAAAAACCTTGAAGGAATGGAGCACTGACGAGACCTTGAAGTTCCTGTATGGTGCTGATCATTCACTGGGCTCTCCTTTCGCTGATgtaaaagaggagagggaggaggacaaagaggaggagctggatgAAGACGACCTCGAGGATGAGTTGGCAGTGGAGGATAGCGTAGGGGCTGATTCTGGGGTGCTGAGGAGGCAGTCTGCTGCAGCGCCAGACTTTGGGACGCTGAGGAAAGAGacccagcagcaggagctcAGAGTGAGGGAGTTTTATAAAGGCACATGGATTCTGCCTGAGGAGCTGGAGGCGCCGAATGGAAACGAG GTGACAGTCCAGGACAAGGGCATGAAGGACCCAGTTCTTCCGCTCATTGACTCTAATGCTCAGCACCTCATCCAGAAACGAATTGCAGTGGAGAAGCTCActatctg TCTCAAAAGCATTGTGGGTCCGCTGCGTCTCACCATGAGTGACGTCTCCACTGACCTGAACAGCCTGGTCAGGACATTCAG GTTcaccaacacaaacatcatCCACAAAACCCCAGAGTGGACCCTCATAGCTGTGGTGCTTCTACATCT gctGTCAGAGGTGTCTCCGGTGGTGAGAGAGGCCGTGGAGACGCAGGCATCAGTGCAGTACTTGAACACACTGATGCAGGAGCTCGGCCTACAGGAGCAGGATCTGCTGAACTTAGTCCGGTTGTTTAAAACCcagtcacactga